A window of the Bombina bombina isolate aBomBom1 chromosome 3, aBomBom1.pri, whole genome shotgun sequence genome harbors these coding sequences:
- the FAM124A gene encoding protein FAM124A, protein MNNLLSSTGELSVEDFQDPFLVSIHIIADPGESRTLQDAIDKLLAWIHPDLQLFRVSERRVSKKRKIPKGLTSQPAVAVILFLQEEYGEEQILHLHECFRKPPWQFHHTERVHGRFLPYMPCNQDFFTLAHGTPLWAIRQVHYGKEIIRFTIYCSYENFVDIMKMYEIILKKSVWKKKADFCVFPIYSNMDVDIEFSLKRLLKGQTPVPMESSLLEFRVKDFGQLIPLLPNQCSPISEGRWQTEDHDGNKILLQQVHRLTRKTVLKHQNYLSRKTAMTPPNSTAPQSSKPDRKKRYHSNDWLSYYGASQQESSKYQEDIPYTLKTTTSTTQLFQRSKSLFCLPTISSFPSCESFPLSEPSQLFCEESTDCQGTVWRGSPKINIDSLEGAQETDVDTGMKLSSDMSVVSAYSPINGLCNDLLAALPSDKESTSLQAKFKLRELSYEPLNSVSERSSRSFISSSVFPSDSCTSSLGGSQKELDRHYKNTTEITNHLTETVENEEEEFYI, encoded by the exons ATGAACAATCTTCTTTCTTCAACAGGTGAACTCTCAGTGGAAGATTTCCAGGACCCTTTCCTAGTCAGTATCCATATTATTGCTGATCCTGGTGAGTCCAGAACTCTACAAGATGCCATTGACAAGCTGCTTGCATGGATCCATCCTGACCTTCAGCTATTCCGTGTCTCAGAGCGAAGGgtttcaaaaaaaagaaaaattcctaAAGGATTGACATCACAACCTGCTGTCGCCGTGATTCTGTTTTTGCAAGAAGAATATGGTGAAGAGCAGATCCTACATCTTCATGAATGTTTTCGGAAACCACCTTGGCAATTTCATCATACAGAGCGGGTGCATGGAAGATTTCTCCCTTACATGCCGTGCAACCAAGACTTCTTCACTCTTGCACATGGAACACCGCTGTGGGCAATTAGACAAGTGCACTATGGGAAAGAAATAATCCGATTCACTATCTACTGCAGTTACGAAAACTTTGTAGATATAATGAAAATGTATGAAATAATACTAAAAAAATCTGTTTGGAAGAAAAAAGCAGATTTTTGTGTCTTTCCGATCTATTCAAACATGGACGTTGACATAGAATTTTCTCTAAAAAGACTACTTAAAGGGCAAACACCAGTGCCCATGGAATCATCATTGCTGGAGTTTAGAGTGAAAGACTTTGGACAACTCATCCCACTCTTGCCCAACCAATGTAGCCCCATCAGTGAAGGTAGATGGCAAACTGAAGATCATGATGGGAATAAAATTTTATTACAG CAAGTACATCGACTTACTAGAAAAACTGTTTTGAAACATCAGAATTACTTGTCAAGGAAAACAGCCATGACGCCACCAAATAGCACCGCCCCACAGAGTTCAAAACCTGACAGAAAAAAGCGATACCATAGCAATGACTGGCTATCATATTATGGCGCCTCACAACAAGAGTCCTCTAAATACCAAGAGGATATACCTTATACTTTAAAAACTACTACCAGTACAACACAGTTATTTCAACGAAGCAAGTCTCTGTTTTGTTTGCCAACTATAAGCTCATTTCCTTCATGTGAATCTTTCCCTTTAAGTGAACCATCTCAGCTTTTTTGTGAGGAATCAACAGATTGTCAAGGGACAGTGTGGAGGGGCAGTCCGAAAATAAACATAGATAGCCTTGAAGGGGCTCAGGAAACAGATGTAGATACAGGAATGAAGTTATCTTCAGATATGTCAGTGGTTTCGGCTTATTCACCGATAAATGGATTGTGCAATGACTTATTAGCGGCACTTCCTTCTGATAAAGAGTCCACGTCACTGCAGGCAAAGTTTAAGCTCCGTGAGCTTTCATATGAACCTTTAAATTCTGTCTCTGAGAGATCGTCACGTTCTTTTATCTCTTCGTCTGTGTTCCCCAGTGATTCTTGTACAAGTTCTCTGGGAGGCTCACAGAAAGAACTAGACAGACATTATAAAAATACTACAGAAATTACCAATCATTTGACAGAAACTGTGGAAAACGAAGAGGAAGAATTTTATATATGA